The DNA region TCAAGTTGCACAGATCACCCATGGTTCTTGGGATCTGCCCTGTAATGGAGTTGCCTTCTAAATGCATAACTCTCAAGTTTGGGAGATTTCCAATCGTTTCTGGAATCTGTCCAGAAATAAGGTTATCAAACAAGCGTACCTCCTGCAGCTTGACGAGCTTCCCCAAGCTCTCTGGAATCCTTCCGGTGATGTTGTTGCTCGACAGATCTAATTCTGTCAAGTTGCATAGATCACCCATGGTTCTTGGGATCTGTCCTGTAATGGAGTTGAGTTCTAAATGCAAAACTCTCAAGTTTTGAAGGTTCCCAATTGCCTCCGGAATCTGTCCAGAAATATGGTTATCATACAAGCGTACCTCCTGCAGCCTGACGAGCTTCCCCAAACTCTCTGGAATCCTTCCGGAGATGTCGTTGTACGACAGATTTAAGGAGACCAAATGAGCGAGGTCGTTCCCCAGGCTCTCGGGTATCTGTCCGACGAGGTGACTGAAAGACAGATCAAGCTCGGTGATACGGTCGGTGGCGTTGTCGCACGTGACACCTTTCCAGCGGCAGCAGTCATCACCAGTCCAGGAAGAGAACCCTTCGCCGGAGAGGCCGTTGGAGGACGTGTTGGATATGATAGCAAGCAGAGCTCTCCGTTCGCTTTGTATGCACCTGACCGTAGCGCCCCCATCGCCACCGCCTTGGCCGAGGCAGCAGCAGATGGCTCGGGTGATCAGAAGAAAGATAAATAGCTTTGAGAAACTGGGAGAAACCATTAGTTTGCTGTATGGAAACTGCATATTGGGGAGAGGTATTTATAGTAATGATTTTCATTCAACAGCGAATATTACTTCGTCATTCAAAAATAAGTCATGATCATTTGACTAATCTTTGTATATGTGGTTTGATTTCAGCCTGAAATTGTCACGTCACTCGCGTAAATATAAACAAAGGCCTACACTTATTAAATATCCAAAATACCCTCATGTTCTTCTCTAACTTGTATAATCtcatgaaatgaaatgaaatctatacaattaaaattttacaaaatatatataattaaaacaaataaataatttgaTAAGAATGATATTAATAAGATGTGactctaaaataattttacttttttttataatGTAGAAAAAATTTGACATATCATTTGACATTGGAgaattaaaagaaataataaataaaacatCATTTGATCGAGatactaaattttattttaaaaaaattaattcttttgcttttccgataataatttataaaatgctATCGATGAGACTTTTAGTATAATTTCAATAGACAATACTAAAAGTGTAGCATTTTATAAATTATCTATGTATAgggaaaaagattttaattaaaattaataaaatctaatttatattaatattttttctaaaaaataaataatttaatgattttattaattaaaaaagagttattattaaaatttaaatataaaaaattaattaataattttacatttcaaaatgtcaaaataaaattttatataaagatttattttttaaaaaaaaatagtatttaattttaaaaaatatacgaTCATGTCCGGAATATGAGTCAGACAAAAGTCGGATGAGCTGTTACTGGTGTTGACAGAGGGCGACTAGGACACCCTGATTGTATGTGCCCAAGAGAACGGGCCCCCATGTGGTACTGACGGACGGCAATAATTAAGTCGTTGGTACTTAAGCTCTGCACATACTTAGACAAGTACACGGAATGCTAGAGGCCAGAAACTAGGGAAAAGGTCCCTGGAGtaggccttccgacgctcaagtcagaggTACTTTTTTCTCAGAAGAAaagtgtacgaaggaaaaagaacTGTAGGTGATAAGTGCAGATGTGTGAGTACCtactcaagggagaggaccttaTATGATCGTGCGTACCTCTGGAGCCTGAccaatgtcagagaatgtcgggtgtcaggacctgTCGGGTAATGGAGGACGCATGACACCCTCCTATGGACTGGAAGAAGGTTCCATTTGCAAATGACAACAGGTCattggcatattccctgacatacagCAGCTATTATCTGACAGACGGTTACAATTCTCTGACATTGTTGTCACCTAGCGTCTTATGTCCCGCCCGGATTTGAGTAGAGGCAACTTGGGATGATCTTTTGGGTATAACACctggctcgagtcttgatgagaaGGACGAGCTGTGACGAGAGCCCCATCTTCTTGTTTGGATTGCTAAAGAACCGACCGAGAGTTGGCATATTGAGAGTGTCAGACCTAGATATGTTGACCGAGCTGAGAAAACCTGACAAGTTGAAGCAAGTCAAGCATTACCCCCGATTGCACATCATGTCTCAGATTTGGGATCCTGATCTGTAAGCACCCGACTGAGAATCATGCTGCTGATGACTTCAAGCGGTCCCACTTCTTCCTTCCCTAACTGCTGACTGCTACATCCCTTTGATTTTTTACTATCACATCTCTTGACTTTTTAGTATCATATTCTCTTAACTTTTAACTGTCTGATTTTGTCGGAACCTACTATTAtataccatatcaatatatattaatattaagattctaaatattttttatttaaaattttaaaaatgattgagACCATCCTTATGACGGGGTCGGATCTTCTGGACCAGGAATTCCTGGTCCATCCCTGGACCACATATCTGGTATAAAATCATCCCTCACGTGCAAAGCGCGTGCACGAAAAAAGCCCTATCCTCTTCCAACTCGCGTCGCCTCCCTCCCTCCAGCGCCGCTTCCCTCCTGTTGCCCTAGCCCCGGCAGCTTCGACATGTGGAACGACGGGGACGGGCCGCAGGTGTTCTGCTCGCCCGTCGATGGGCTGCCGTCGGCCAGGTTCTTCCCCGAGGGCGCCGTGCACAGCGTGAAGCCCTATGGAGTCGCAGCGGGGCCGAGCGAGGACGGAGAAACGGATGATTGGATTCCCAGCGGCGAAAGCTGAAGGAGTAGGAGGAGATCAAGAAGAGCATTGGATTCACATGAAGATGAATCTACCGACGTCACAGTGAAGAATCTGGACGAGGAGACGCATAAAAATACGACCTTTACATCAAAGAGCTCACGACCTCTGACGAATTTCAACACTCCAGATAAAATTGCAAGGAAAGATTGGAAAATTTCTTTGAGAGACGGTGGTGCCAGGGATTCCAGAAAAAAATGGCGGCTTCTGATACAAAGCAAAGATTTGGTTGGAAAGAATTCGATGAAACTAACGAAAACCATGAAGAACTTGAAATTGGAGACCGGAGAAGCTAATTCTGTGAGGAAGAAAATGAGTTCAAGAAACCATGGCAACAGCAGGAACCAAGGATTTAGGACTCGGCATAGTTCTAATTAGTTGAAAGCACTGCTTTTCAGAGAGTAAAAATGGATAGAATGGGGAGCTAGGTTCAAGGTGGGGAGAAGAACATTGCGACCAACCACCGAAATGTTCAACGGGGAAAGTAGCGATTGGAGGGAGAATTCCATGCGAGGAGATGATGGCTTCAGAACAGCTTGGTTATGGATAGTGACTATTGCAATTCTTTAAACCTTTGAAACATGAATTCTCAGGAATTGCTTGGTTGTATGTGATTATAACATGAATGTTTTGCAATTGTGCATCACGATGGACTGAAACTTAGCACTTTCACTGGTGCTTCTTGTCTTGGTTATTTCATTGGACATCGACATGCTTCTTTTGTCTTAGAGCTAGGACTGTCTTACTTTTAGTTGGTGAAAGGATGAACATGGTTCATACACACCAAAGGAATGGGTTGAGTTGATCATGTCGGATAAGTTAAACATATCGAGCAAACTAGGCAAATGAGCTATGCAAATTGATAAATTTGATTCATCAGGACAGGTAGAGCAAGCAAGTTACCGAAATGTGCCAGGTGAGTTAAACAAAGTCAATTAGGTGCTTGGATCAAACTAGCAAGGGAACCATGTGAGTTCAACGAGCGGATGAACCAAGGTCAAATTGGATGAAAGAACAGAAGAATACCAAAGAATAAAATATtctaaatgaaaaatataaattcgatTTAACATTGTATTCCTTACTCGAATCAAATACATCCTATGAAATTTAGTAATTGATTCCTACATAAACAACTAGCATAACTTGGTAGGTCTATCAATCACATGCTCATCTATTACTCCTTTACATGCCAGCCATGATGCAATCATTCGAATACTAATCACTTCATTTGAAGAACACTGCACTTTGTCAAACTAGAAAAACAAAATGATCAAAGGGAAAACATGATAATATGTTTCAATGGCACAAAATTATCCAGGGTATTCTGAAAATTAACTTTTATATTTTGAAGAGTAGCTTATTATTGCAGAATAAGCTCTCATGATCTGATTCATAATGTCAGGTGAGCATTGGAGAAATTTTGCAAATAAACAACTGAAGTGTGCTTCCAGGAGGACTGGAACCAATTCAATTCCATTACTTTCAAAATAGTTAAAATTTTATAGCAGAACGAGCTTAGAGAAGTAAGCCATCTCAGTAATCAAACAGTGCACACTGCAAGCCAATTTGTTCCACACAGAATACTAATCGACTATCTTTTCTTGCATCAAGAACAGACAAAACTACAACAGATAAGTTCCTGTGCTAATGTCAAATGCAAGCCTAGGAAATCATCATTCATAGTTGCTGATGAGAACAAAGAATGTTTTTCATTCAAAGAATTGTGCAACAGTAAATACCCTCAAGAATTTAATAACAAATATTGAGTTTGAATAGAAGAGGAAAATATAGGTGATGCTGGCTGGAGGAGGACAGGAGGTCGACGATGCTGGCTGGGGGCGGCGCTGGACCTCATCCTTGCTTTTCAGTTTTCGGATTCCTCCATAGAATCCACCTGTGTCGCAGCCCTCTTCCCTATGATCCTTCCGGTTAAGGATTGCCCGACTCCACCTAGACCCAGGTGTGTACTGGTTGAACTGCACGACAACAGTATCTAGCAAACCAAATATGAAATTAGCACAATCAACCTGATCATCAGCTGTGCAAAACGAACATTCATGTAGTTAGATATGAACATGCAACATTTCATTGCACTCATGACTTAATGATGCTCAAACAATGCATTTTACAAGCCCTACTACCTTTTCACATATCCACTAAACGAAGAACAAAATACTTACCACTAAGATGATAACTTCAGAAATGTCAATTTCCATCACAAGATTCCAAGTGACCTATTCCTTCATACCACCATCCTGCAAAATATAATAAACACATTTTCTTAATGAGTTTATCGTTAGATTTGTCTATCTTCAACCAAAGACACACAAGTAtgattcagttttagatttctaaaaggcCTCAAACTACCAACCATAAGGAAACTCTTTGTTCCTTCTCCATTGGATCTCAATATGGTCGCATGGTTGCAAATCGTTCAAACAATTGCAGATATGAAGATCATAAGCAGGAGTGTCCATAGGAGGCGGCCTTAACCTATCCCACTCAACCCCTTCTATGACTACAGTTCTTCTTCCATGTGGTGGATATCTACAAGTCGAGAAGAATGAATAACGCACGCCATGTTATGTGAAGCCAGTGTGATAACTTTGAGAGACACAACTTAATTTTTCATCAAAAGGAGAACATATTTTGAATTCAAATGAGAGCAATTGTCCGCATACCTTGCTAGAAAAGTGTCAGTGCGGCAATCGTAGCTAACTTCAGCATCATAACATGAGAGCATAGATCCCAAATGCCCATGCTGCAAAACAACATTACGAGCCTTAGCAATCCAATGaggcaaaaaggggaagaatccaTCGATTAAATGAACAATCCATCGGATTTAACTGAAGAGCAAATCAAAGTTACCGACGAGTGTGGAATTTTGACAAACACAGCATGTGCAGAACATATGATAATGATGATACACACAAGGCAGAGTAACAATCTTGAAGATATGTATGACTTTTTTTTCAGAATAATGGAGTCTGATCATTTACCTTGCGGTGGAGGACGGGAGGCCAGCGATGCTGGCTGGAGGCGGCGCTGGAGGCCGGCGATGCTGGCTGGAGGCGGAGCTGGAGGGAGGCGGCGCTGCTGGAGCCGGCGCTAGAGGGCGGCGACGCTGCTGGAGCCGGCGCTAGAGGGAGGCGGCGCTGCTGGAGACGCTGGAGGGAGGCGGCACTGCTGGAGTCGGCGCTAGAGGGAGGCGGCGATGCTGGAGTCGGCGCTGGAGGGGGGCCGGGCGACGAGGGAGGCAACGGGAGGGAGGCGACGCGAGTTGGAAGAGGCTAGGGTTTTTTTATTCACGCGCTTTGCACGTGAGGGAGGATTTTATACAAAATATGTGGTCCAGGGGTGGACCAGGAATTCCAGGTCCAGAAGATCCGCCCCCCCTTATGACCGAGAGCAGATCTCCTGGTCCACAAATTGTGGACCAGAGAATGGTCCACTACATgtggacctttgatttgaatgaaccccacttatttaaagatggggtccattcaaatcaaaggtccagATCAGTGGATCATCCCCTGATCCGCAATTTGTGGACCAGAAGATCCCTGCTGCTTATGACCAGGAGGAAGATACTGAGTTTTGACTTTTCTAAACGGCAAGAAATCATTTGTTGATATATGAAAACTGATGTGATAATATTGGAGAGACGTACATACCttcaacattaaaaaaaaaaaaaattacatagtCACTTGGTAGCACGCCGCACTGTAAACaagttaaattttattatatttaaatttatttaataaaataatcgaataagttaaactaaatttaaaataattaaattattaaaataattatttaaatttagctGGATTCGTTTAACCAAactttcaatttaaatttatttaattttctttaaaaaattaaaactttttaaaattttacatatcatatcatgtaataGATTTATTTTTAGGATTACAccatttaaaagaaatatttaatccAAATTTAAAACAACATATACTAAGTTAATAAAGTCTTATTTATattcaataatattttttattaaaattaaataatttaataattttatcaattaaaaaaattattatcaaaacttaaatataaaacATCAGTTAATGATTTTACATTTCAAAATATCAAATAAATTATAtacaaatttattttctaaaaaataatatttaattagtttatttaaaaatattaaaatcctaaatatttttttttaaatactggAAGATTATAAGGAGTTTTAAGAaaaatcaataataataataataataataataataataatcttacatGGCACCACACCACgggttcaatttttttaaaaaataattttttattttttatttaatattataatttaacctctaaaatttagataaaatttattgatagtaaataataataataataataataataataataataataataataataaaaaataaataaataaataactgaaATAACGCGGTCCGCAGCACTTCGTGGAATGCAGACAGATTCAAATGCGACTTTGTCAAACATGAGTCATGACGAATTGActctctttttcaaaaataattctcGGAATTAAATGCACCATGATTAATCTTGTGTGTGAAATTTGATTTCAGACAAAAATTGTCAAATCACTTACATAAATATAAACAGCCGCCTACAAATAAATAATTTgatggaaataaaattaataaaataatacttgtaactatttttttaataattattttaattatattattcatCATCTCATGCCTTTATTCTAAAGTAGGTTAACATGGAGATAGTTTTAGTTTTTATACgaggtagaaaaattaaaattaatcatgattttctaatagaaaatatttaaaatttgtagatttttaaaaatttgatatgTCATATGATATCGgtgatttagatttttttttagaattaaaatttttagaagaaataatgatttttttataatCAAGGTATGCGATCTTCAGTCCAACTAATCCTGTAAGTGGATGACCTTGTCCCACAGACTGGCCACCAGACATATCTAGAAGTGCAAGTGGCTTCTCGTCCACCAACATCCATAGCTAAAATTTAAACCGTAA from Zingiber officinale cultivar Zhangliang chromosome 4B, Zo_v1.1, whole genome shotgun sequence includes:
- the LOC121978379 gene encoding receptor-like protein 53, which codes for MQFPYSKLMVSPSFSKLFIFLLITRAICCCLGQGGGDGGATVRCIQSERRALLAIISNTSSNGLSGEGFSSWTGDDCCRWKGVTCDNATDRITELDLSFSHLVGQIPESLGNDLAHLVSLNLSYNDISGRIPESLGKLVRLQEVRLYDNHISGQIPEAIGNLQNLRVLHLELNSITGQIPRTMGDLCNLTELDLSSNNITGRIPESLGKLVKLQEVRLFDNLISGQIPETIGNLPNLRVMHLEGNSITGQIPRTMGDLCNLTELDLSSNNITGRIPESLWKLGKLQENLPNLRVLHLEGNSITGQIPRTMGDMCNLTELDLSHNKIYGELTDLLDGLSSCAQGASLSSLNVEGNNLSGRIPTSLSKLSQIQNLYLSSNSFRGDVTGAHFSNLTNLYHLDISNNSLNVMLPTDWIPPFNNVLYISMSYCRLPAFPNWIRNQTSLQFLYLSSVGMSGNLPVWFGTIFMKQNLRVALFRSIDRSSDWIYVQLALKYGRLKSKWQRT